In Chloroflexaceae bacterium, the genomic stretch GAGCCGCGCTTCTACGTGGTCTATCAGCTCCGCAATCTGGAGCGCCTGACTAACTTGCGCGTCAAGTGCGCGCTGCCGGGCGACGACCCGCGGCTGCCCTCCGTCACCGGTGTACACCGCAACGCCAACTGGCCGGAGCGCGAGCTGTTCGACATGTTCGGCATCCAAATCGAAGGTCACCCAGACCTGCGACGCATCCTCATGCCCGCCGACTGGGTGGGCCATCCGCTGCGCAAAGACTATCCGCTCGGCTACGAAGAAGTGCAGTTCACGTTCAACTTCGACGAGATTGACCGGAAGAAGCCTTACGCGAAAGAGTAGTCAGAAGACGGAAGAGCGAAGCTGCTCTCTGACTTCAAACCATGTCCACTCTGGAAACGCCACTGCTCGACCACACTCTGGAGGAACTTAAGCACCTCC encodes the following:
- a CDS encoding NADH-quinone oxidoreductase subunit C, whose product is EPRFYVVYQLRNLERLTNLRVKCALPGDDPRLPSVTGVHRNANWPERELFDMFGIQIEGHPDLRRILMPADWVGHPLRKDYPLGYEEVQFTFNFDEIDRKKPYAKE